GGCGCATGGCCACCACCGGGATCATGGTCAGCCGCACGATCCAACCGCTGATATCCAATGCGAGGGACAACCAAAACAACATTCTCAAACCGCCTTAAACTTTTTATGATCGCCATTTGGCATCTATCGCAAGTCCGACTCGATGTCAGCAACCCTAGTGGTTCGAATTTCGGCTGAAAATGAAGTGCTTGCACGAATATATCACTCAAGATATTTACGCCGAAAAGTACAAAACGCCCGGTCATGGGGATACATGGATAAACCTTTTTCACTTATGGTCGATAACGGTTAAATGAACCGGTATGCCTGGGGCACCGACTCTTTGGTCATCAATCGCAATTGAGGGGGAGGACTATGAAAAATATTCGTCTTGGTGTGAAGCTCGTCGGCGGATTCGCCGCCGTGGCGTTGATCGTCTTCGCGGTCGGCCTTTTCGGCTGGTGGGAAGCCCGCAACCTGACCGGGCATATCGAAGAGGTCGGGAGCGTACGGTTGCCCAGCGCGGAGGCATTGTTAAACATTGAAAGGGAGTTGGTGACTCTGAGCGTGGCCCAAAGGACCGTGCTGATTCCAGGGCTGAGCGCTGAAGACACCAAACGACAATTTGAAGGATTTAACCAAGCGCGTTCAAGGTATGCCCAATACGTTGAAATATATGAAGCTTTGCCGACAACGGACGAGGAATCAGCCTTATGGCGGCAATTGAATGCCGTTGTTGCTACATGGCGTGATGCGAACAATACATTCTGGGAAATGGCACGTGAACTGCAAGCTTTCGGCATCAACAATCCGACGGAACTGCGAGCAAATCTAGAACAATTTCGTGGTGATCATCATGCCCTCGTGGGCCAAATTTACGCCCTGATCACCCGTGGAGAACAGTTCGAAGGCGGGGACAACCCCGAGGCCTGCAATTTCGGACGCTGGCTTGCAGGATTCAGGACCGAAAACCCCAGGCTGTTGGATATATTGAGACGAATGCCTACCTCTCACAACCCTTTCCATGTCTCCATCAGCAGGATAAAAACAGCGATATCGGACGAGAACAGCGCGGCCGCCAACCGGATACTGCTCCAAGAAACCTTGCCCATGGCCGAGGAGACCTTCACCCGGTTCGATGAATTGCTGGCCGTGGCGAATGAAATCGAAACATTGTATAATGACATGACCCGGCATGCCATGGTCACTGTTGTTGAGTATCAAGGACAAGTCGAAAGGCTGATGCGAGAAATATTGGAACTCAACCAACTTTATGCAGCTGAAGCCGTTTCTGAAGCCGAAACAGATGCGGCGATGGCCCAGACAGTGGCCATCGCCGGGATCGTCATCGGCGTAATCCTGTCCATGGCCCTGGGCATCATCCTGACCAAGGCCATCACCGGCCCGGTCAGCCGGGGCGTGCGCTTCTCTGAGGACCTCTCCGATGGCGACCTGGACGCTCATCTGGACGTGAATCAGAAGGACGAAATCGGCGTTCTGGGCAAGGCCATGCAAGAGATGCAAGCCAAACTCCGGGAGATCGTGAGCGAGGTCAAGTCGGCTTCGGAAAACGTGGCCTCCGGCAGCGAGGAGCTGTCCGCATCAGCGGAACAGATGTCCCAAGGAGCCACGGAACAGGCGGCATCCGTGGAAGAAGTCTCCTCCAGCATGGAAGAGATGACCGCGAACATCAAGCAGAACGCGGACAACGCGGCCCAGACCGAAAAGATCGCCCTGCAGGCGGCCAAGGATGCCCAGGAAGGCGGCGAGGCCGTATCCCATACCGTGACGGCCATGAAGCAGATCGCGGAGAAGATTTCCATCATTGAAGAAATCGCCCGACAAACCAATCTGCTGGCTCTGAACGCGGCCATCGAGGCGGCCCGGGCCGGAGACGCGGGCAAAGGCTTCGCCGTGGTGGCCGCGGAGGTGCGCAAGCTGGCCGAGCGCAGCGGCAGCGCGGCCACGGAGATCAGCGAGCTGTCCAAGTCCAGCGTCCAGGTGGCCGAGCAGGCCGGGGAAATGCTGGTCAAGATCGTCCCGGACATCCAGCGCACGGCGGAACTGATCCAGGAGATCAATGCGGCCAGCCGGGAGCAGAGCATCGGCGTGGAGCAGATCAACAAGGCCATCCAGCAACTGGACCAGGTCATCCAGCAAAACGCCTCGGCGGCCGAGGAAATGGCCTCCACCTCCGAGGAACTCTCCAGCCAGGCCGAGGAACTCCAGGCCACCATGGCTTTTTTCAAGATGGGCAGTGAGTCCGGGGCCATGCGTCGGGTTCAAAAGACCCGCAAACCCGTCAGCAATCTGCTTGGCAGTGGATCCAGATCCACTGCGCCCGTTCCCGCGGCCAAGCAGACCCTCAAAGGGCAAGGACTCGCCCTGGACATGGGCAAGGATGACGACGAGTTTGAGAAGTTTTAGATCGTGGTTTCGGAGTTCACGGTTCAACGGTTCACGGTTGCCTCATGCAACCTGCTGAACCGGTGAATTTGTGAACCCCGTTCCCTTCATTCGGAGGAACCCAGCATGACCGAAAAACCAATCGCAACGCTGAACCAATACCTGACCTTCACCTTGGACAAGGAACTCTATGCCATGGACATCGCCAAGGTCCGGGAGGTGCTGGAGTATACCGACATTACCCGTGTGCCGCGGACCCCGGACTTTTTGCGGGGGGTGATCAACGTCCGGGGACGGGCCGTGCCCGTGGTGGATATGCGCCTGAAGTTCGGGATGACCAAGACCGAACAGTCCGTGAACACCTGCATCATCATTGTAGAAGTGGACGTGGACGGTGAGTCCACCATCCTGGGAGCCCTGGCCGACTCGGTCCAGGAAGTCTTCAACCTGGAGCCGGATCAGATCGAACCGGCCCCGCGCTTGGGTACGCGGATCAAGACCGAGTTTATCGAAGGCATGGGCAAAAACGGAGAACAGTTCATCATTATTTTGAACATCGATAAAATTTTCTCCGCCGAGGAACTGGCCATCGTCAAGGACGTGGAAGAAGCGGCCTGACGAGCCGACCTAAGACGTAGGGGCACGACGCGCCGTGCCCCTACCCGCCCTACCGCATTCTTGATTCCCGCCAAAATGATCACCCATTTTCGCCTCTCACGGAAAAACGGCCGGTCCCCCTTGTAAAACCTGGAGGTTCCGGCCGTTTCGCTTTTTGTGAACGGGCCCAAAATTTGGAGATGATTCATATCGCCGGAGAAAAGGGCGGGCACATAGGCCCGCCCCTACAATCCCCGAATAATCCGCGAATCCACCTCGCGAACCGAGGCCGTGCCGGTCAGGACCATGCACTGGGTCAGCTCCTGGCGGATTTTTTCCAGGTACTGCGCCGCCCCTTCCTTGCCGCCGCCCAGCACGGCCACGGAGAAGGGCCGCCCGATCATCACCGCGTCCGCGCCCAGGGCCAGCATCCGCAGGACATCCGCGCCGGAGCGCACTCCGCCATCGGCCAGTACGGCGATCTGACCGCGGACCGCATCGGCCACCTCGCGCAGCACCCTGGCCGTGCCAGGCGTTCCGTCCAGGACCCGTCCTCCATGGTTGGAGACCACGATTCCAGCGGCTCCGGCATCCACGCACAGCTTGGCCTCGTCCGGCGTCATCACCCCCTTGACCACGAACTTGGCCTTGGTCCGCCGAATCACCGCCGCCAACTCGGACACGGGCTTGGGGGCCACGGGCCGGCCCATCTTGCGCAAAGTAACCAACCCGGCGGCGTCCACATCCACCCCCACCACCTCGGCCCCGGCGCCCAGGGCCTTGTCCAACTTGGTGAACAGCTCCTGGTCCTCCCAAGGCTTGATAAACGGAATGCCCTTGCCGTCCAGGGCTTTGACCGCCGCGAACCCGCTTTCATGGATAAAGTCCGGCACGCCGTCCCCGGTGCAGCCCACGGTCCCGGCCTCCACGCAGGCCGTCAGCTTGGCCAGGATATACTCATCTTCAGGCATGCCTCCTCCCATGTTGAAGGAAACCCCGCCGATGGGCGCGGCCAGCACGGGCAGGGACAGATCAAACCCCAGCAGAGAAACGGACAGATCTGGAGTAACCACGTCGTGCAGGCAGCGCATGTTGAACTGGATTTCCGCCAAGGCCCGGATATTGTCCTTAAAAGATGAGCCCGTTCCCAGGCCGCCCATCCCCGGCACCTCTCCGGCGCAAACCCGACCGTCGCACACCGGAC
The sequence above is drawn from the Desulfonatronum thiodismutans genome and encodes:
- a CDS encoding chemotaxis protein CheW, which codes for MTEKPIATLNQYLTFTLDKELYAMDIAKVREVLEYTDITRVPRTPDFLRGVINVRGRAVPVVDMRLKFGMTKTEQSVNTCIIIVEVDVDGESTILGALADSVQEVFNLEPDQIEPAPRLGTRIKTEFIEGMGKNGEQFIIILNIDKIFSAEELAIVKDVEEAA
- a CDS encoding methyl-accepting chemotaxis protein, with the translated sequence MKNIRLGVKLVGGFAAVALIVFAVGLFGWWEARNLTGHIEEVGSVRLPSAEALLNIERELVTLSVAQRTVLIPGLSAEDTKRQFEGFNQARSRYAQYVEIYEALPTTDEESALWRQLNAVVATWRDANNTFWEMARELQAFGINNPTELRANLEQFRGDHHALVGQIYALITRGEQFEGGDNPEACNFGRWLAGFRTENPRLLDILRRMPTSHNPFHVSISRIKTAISDENSAAANRILLQETLPMAEETFTRFDELLAVANEIETLYNDMTRHAMVTVVEYQGQVERLMREILELNQLYAAEAVSEAETDAAMAQTVAIAGIVIGVILSMALGIILTKAITGPVSRGVRFSEDLSDGDLDAHLDVNQKDEIGVLGKAMQEMQAKLREIVSEVKSASENVASGSEELSASAEQMSQGATEQAASVEEVSSSMEEMTANIKQNADNAAQTEKIALQAAKDAQEGGEAVSHTVTAMKQIAEKISIIEEIARQTNLLALNAAIEAARAGDAGKGFAVVAAEVRKLAERSGSAATEISELSKSSVQVAEQAGEMLVKIVPDIQRTAELIQEINAASREQSIGVEQINKAIQQLDQVIQQNASAAEEMASTSEELSSQAEELQATMAFFKMGSESGAMRRVQKTRKPVSNLLGSGSRSTAPVPAAKQTLKGQGLALDMGKDDDEFEKF
- a CDS encoding alpha-hydroxy-acid oxidizing protein — its product is MKEIHAKARTLMKGYCRVCPVCDGRVCAGEVPGMGGLGTGSSFKDNIRALAEIQFNMRCLHDVVTPDLSVSLLGFDLSLPVLAAPIGGVSFNMGGGMPEDEYILAKLTACVEAGTVGCTGDGVPDFIHESGFAAVKALDGKGIPFIKPWEDQELFTKLDKALGAGAEVVGVDVDAAGLVTLRKMGRPVAPKPVSELAAVIRRTKAKFVVKGVMTPDEAKLCVDAGAAGIVVSNHGGRVLDGTPGTARVLREVADAVRGQIAVLADGGVRSGADVLRMLALGADAVMIGRPFSVAVLGGGKEGAAQYLEKIRQELTQCMVLTGTASVREVDSRIIRGL